Part of the Candoia aspera isolate rCanAsp1 chromosome 1, rCanAsp1.hap2, whole genome shotgun sequence genome, ACTAGATTTCAGAAATATAATGAACTAGGATTCCCTGTAAGATTCTTGAATGAACTTTGAGTGTAAAGACTTCCTTTATCTTTGGTACCAGCCAAGGTGCTGAAACAGATAGAATAGCTGGGGAACAGTGCACGAGGAAGGTCCTGCTATTTAGTGCTTTGCTGACTTGTGCAGAACTTTTCCACAGTCATTGCTGGGCTTTTCTGTACTGTTCAGAATGTTCTGGTTTCTGGTTTGCTTGATAAGTAGACAACTGGCAAGCTTACAATGCATTGTTGTGTGTACATTTGCAGCTCAATAAGTTTAACCCTATGGGAGACACCTTGGCTTCAGGAATGGGTAAGTAAGAGGTTTAAACTTTCATATTTAGTTGTGGCTTGGCATTCTTCCCAGATAAAGagcttttgaattaaaaaaaaaatgctaagtaTGGGCTTAAAACTGGCTGTACTTGTAACTTTActatatgtttaattatttttaaatattacctCATAGCAAGCAATagctgaaaataataaaggattaATACTTTAACATTAGTAATAGGGTGCTGTGCTCAAAATGGGAAATATGTTGAACTTGCAACAAAATATTACATTTTGGAAGTTCTGTTGACCTGTTTTGGGTTGGCTGCAGATTGACAGAAACAAAAACTGGAATATTCTGGAGGGATCCTGAAGTGATTTTATAAGGGAAGTAAGGCAAGGCTTGATGTTGCTCCATCTCTCTCCTCCTCCATGTAACCTTTGTGCTGGCCTGCCCACCCCGATCTTACAAGCATCTTTTCTCGGCAGCTACTGCTGCTATCTATACATGTTTTTGGCCTTTACTTACTCTTTTCCTCCCCCAAACCACTTTTGCCCAGAACAACTGCATTTTGCTCCATACTTTGAACAACCCAGCCTATTTCATTCCATGTATGGACCAAAACACCTGAAACACACTTATTTTTGTTTGGGCCTTGACCACCCAAAACCATCTGTTCCATCCATAGATTGGTTTATGCATGGAAATGTTTTAAGCATCCCTGATTAGTAACTTTAATTGTATATTGATGTATAGCATGCAAAACAGTTGTTGAAGGACTGGTTAAACAGCCTAAGGGTGAAGTGTGAGATTGTTTTCATACTTTACCTCTCATAGTTATTTCAGCCATTAGAAAATGGTAGCAGATAATgtataaaagaaggaaagggtTCAGTGCTTCTTTTGGCTGGAGATCCTCTTGCTTTCCTTATATCATTAAAAATTTAATTCATAAGAAAATGGGGCACCCATTCAAAGGCACTGTGTTCCACTGTCATGAATCAATagggctttgattttttttttttaagttggtctAGCGGTAGCACCCAGCTGTTCATGAAAAACTAagcagacctggttagtacttggaaagGAATCCATCAGAAAATCACCTGGCTGTAAACtggactgggaagtttaaaaaatatcccagaatgtGTCAGTGATAAccatttttgtattgttgccaaaaaacttGGACATAACCATCTAGTTACCAGGAGTCACTTACCTATGAAAGGGAGAACTGCTGCCATCTGTTGACCTTTCAAATAATAATGtttaagaaggaaggaaaacataaataaatcttgaaattGAAGCATTTTTCTTGAAACTAGATACCCAATTTAAATACTTTGGGTTAAAGATTTTTACAGAATCAGGAATCTTCTGCTGGTTCCCATAATTGATCCTAGAAAATATAAGGTCCTTTCTTACAAGGAAATTAGCAACGTAAgtgtatttatttgtaaaataagacaataaaaatgaagcaaataggaaaaaaagtgagACAGAACTTACATCTTCATCACTTAAAGTACTGCTCTTTGTTGTATTGGGCAACATAAAATATTCATGATCTCCAATTACCTAAGTTTTGGAATTGTATTCCTCTAATACCTCTTTGCAGACTTGGCATCAAACACTAACTTCAAAAACTGAGCCATGTCTGAGTTCTTGGCATAAATTTTATGTGGTTTATAAGTTATCTAAGGCTGAATTCCTAAGAGTGTGATTCTTTTCTGACAGGCTTTAATATTCTGATATGGAATCGAGAAGCAATGGTAACTAAGAAGCAGGAGGATCTCATGCAAGCAGTGAAAGAGCAGGGAATTGGGCTCAAGAACTTATCCCAGCAAAGAGGACAGAGGCAGAGGCAATCAAACACAGGAACAAACAAATTCAAAGCTAAACTGCTCAATCTTGAATTAGAGGACACTAAAACAAAGGGTAAAAAACACACAGTGTAAGAGGAGAAAGGACCTGGAGGACTCATTGAGTCAACTTTGTGTCATTAGTGTTCGCTTTGAGCAAAGTCGATGCTGCTGGCATAGTGTGTAACATTGGCTTCAGAAGAAGGAAGCCCTTTACAGTAGACCATCTTCTTTGATGTTGTAGAAATGAGGCATTCATTATTATGGGCAAGGAATAGGTCATATGTATACGCATGTACTTAACTGAGCTGAAAAGAACATCCGGTTGTGTGCACCTACTGGTTTTTAATTGTCTAAGACAAAGTACAATGCACAACGATATGCCGACAATTCAGATTACAGTATATTTTCAGAACTGGCTCTTTTCCCTTTATAATGTATTGAGAACAACCTATGTTTGCCTATCATTCAAAATAAGCATTTTTGTTTTAAGGAGGAACATACTTTCCCACAATTTCTATTTTCAGGCAGCTCTTTAATGCACAGGTATTTGTAAAACTGCCTAGAGCTTAGATAAAGATATATAGATGTACAAAAAAGAAGCTGCTTGAGGCCAAGGCAACTGGCTATAGCTACTTTACATTGCAGCAATTGTTATTGTGATTTACTTACTGTGTTCTTTTGTTCAAAATAATAATATGTTTAGTAAAGTTTTATATGTAGCAATTATTTTGTTATACCAGAGAAGCTAACATGCTTCTTGAAAAGGCAAAACAGGTAGGACATAAGCCTGCTCAAAGAATAGATCTGAGgagtttaataaaaaaattgatttgattagAATGAATGATCAGACTTTTACTATGGGGGGCCTGGCCCTTTAGAGTTTgatttttcccacctttattgATCTATAgaatggaagggaaaaaatattATGGATATTTGAAATTGGTGATTAATGGTGATTATTAGTGATTATTAATGGCGATTTATTAGTGTCCTGAAATCCAGGTATAACAATAGGAAAAACAAAGCTGAGAACTTTCTGCCTTAATGCTTGGTTGGTATCTTGCTCCATTCATCCTAACTCTTCCCTTCATTCTCTTTTTAATCTTGATCCTGCTTTTTTTGAAGAAGAATTTCAAGATATGAATTCCATACCATATATAAATGTATAGGGAGATAGAGTTCTGTATTAGTTTTAAAGGCCTCTTATGAGTACATTAATTTGTATACAGTATAATTGAATCAGAGTTGGAAGTGACCAAAAAGGTCATCTAATGCAACCCCCTTGCTTATTGCGGGATCCACTGGAGCATCTCTAACAATCTACCATCTAGCCTCAGAGAACTCACCATATCAtgtggcagtctgttccactggctgatagcacagtcaggaaattcttgATGTCTACCCTGATGCTAAAtccttgtagttttaacttaTTGTTCTGGTCCTGTTTCTAGGGCAATAGACTAACACCATTCCCCCTTTAATACATAACAAATCTAGATAAATAGTGGATTATTTACTGGGAAGATGTTCCCGTATCAGATTCCTTAACTATAATTCGCCTTACCTTTGATGCAAAAAGTTGTTATGGTGCAATGGATTGTCTATCTCTTCTTGTGGTTCAGCTACTAGACATGTGCAAAAAGagcaaagaaagcaagcaaaaatcCAGTCCCACCTTGGGTTTTaatgaaaagatttaaaaaacgaTCAAGTGAATTACAGCAACATTCAGTTTCAAGGAATAAATCATACAGTTTTTCCTCATTTTGTACCAAAGCAGATTTCCCATTTTGTTTACAACTTAGCCTGCAAGAAATTGGCGTATTAATGGACTTGACTCATTTCTGGAAGTGATTTATATGAGTTTCTCTTGGCTCTGACTTCCATCCTGCCCTGCAGGAGACATATCATATAGTTAGtttaatataaaaatagagaaagacaACTTCAAATGGAATTGGTTAACTTTTTGGCAAATTGGACTGTGTACTTTTTGGCAATAGGATACTAGTGTGTCTTTAGAGGAAGTGTAACATGTGCAGTGTTTTGTAATGACCAGGCTGGACTTTTCAGTGTCTCCTTTCAGCCGAATTGCTACTGTTTTAGCCcaggaaaaacaaacacacaactGAAATTTTTACTATCTCCTGCCCTTTTTAGATACTTagatatattttattatggtcagtAGCCAGTACTGTATAGCTCTTTTTAAGAAGTCTGTTTTAAGGAAAAAgagtggatttctttctttctttcttttaaagggaGGCTGTTCTTAGCATTTAGTCCTGATACTGCAAACAAGTTGATGGGCTGAGCTCCAATTGAAGATAAGAGAGTATCCATATGGTAGAATGTTGCCCTGCTGGGAAATATGAAATAGCGGCTTGTTTGTGGAACTTGTTAGAAAGCTTGGAGCAATAAATTAGAAGCTGGGAGTTTTTTGATATTAAAAAAAGTGCTGGTTTTCTGGCCGAAATGGCAATTATGCCATGGATTCTTATCTTCAGATAAACTATACTTATTCAAGGATGAAGGAAACACGTTCACACAAGTTCAGAAGCAGTTTTGATCATATAGAATTCAAACCTAAGGAAGGCACAATTTTCTCTGAAATGTGAGCTAGCATTTTGATTATAGTTAAAAAAACTGGCTTTACCTTTGTGAGTGAATCTTTGAATTTACTATAGCAGAGCTTCTGCCCTTGTGATTTTTATAtgccatacagtatataatactTCTGATGAGGTAGTATATGTAATATTTTTCTCCTCAtagagaggaagaagaaacacATTTATGCTGTGTTGTATTATGCAATGCAGGAGTATACAATTTTAGGTGAAGTGCAATCAGTGAAAGCCAATGAAAAAGTGGGGCAATAGGAAAAGTTTAAGCAAGAGCCAAGAGAAATTTGTGGCACCAGCATCAGTGGAATGGGCACTCAAGGGGAGATGTGAGAACTGCTGATCCCCCAAATGGAGAGTAATCTGTATAGTACATAACAATGGAACCTACTCAGTTGCAGTATCTGGTCTTTGACTTCAGCAGCATATTTCAAAATGAAGTTTAGGAATGTAAATTCagagacaaaaatatttttaccACAGGTATTTGATACAAGACTTTTGAAGGTCTAAGTGTGTTTTTAAAGCACATGTTCTTTCAACATTCTTCTGGTCCAAAATATTGTGCACGATGTATTGTAGGTGCATAAATAATGGCTTGAATGCATGTATTTAAGCAAACTCTTTCCTGTTACAAAGGGCAGGGAGGAATCTAATCCCAGTGTCCTATCTGAGTATCTAAAGACTAAGAGTAAAGTACCTATAGCACAGTTTGAAGCACGTTGACttggaagtaaatcccattaTGGCAGTTTCTATTGAGTGAATTTAAGATTTCATCTTATGACTGTTTTCTACAATGAAGACCCTCATTTGGTTTCAAATTACTGACTCAGTGTTGAAGTGATCGGTTATTGCTGGTTTAGCATCATGCCACTGTCACAGTGTGGAAGAGACTTACAAGTGGCAACTACTAGACTGAACAAGGCTTTTTAAGTGGGCTACTTTTCTGTACCAGTTTTAAACATTTAAGACAGTATATTgagttcagagaaagaaaaacatatcCTCCTTGTTGAGCTAGTCACACATTGAGAAATAGCAATCCAAGACCAAGCTGGCATTTTACTCCTAGTGATTAACTGCATTACGCTGTGGTAGATCGAATACATTTGCTAGTCGCAACAGCTCCACTGTCAACTCTGGTCTTTTGCTTTAGAAGCAGTGATCAAAACCAATCAGTAAGATATTTAGTCATTGAATGAAGCCCCATTTGTCCCTGAGATCAGCACAGTTTTCTCTTGCTGCATCAGGAGGGGTTGAAGCAATTGTCAAGGCTGTTCCTCTCCACTGGAAATATGTCTGTAGCCAAGAGGACGGGACTTCACACGGAAGAGTACTGTCAGGAGCAGAATGGTAAGTAAGAAGAGGAGAGATCCACAGACAGCCAAAGTCACAATAAGTTCTGCAAAAGAATGAAGCAAAAACCATCCTGATTGTAATGTTTAATCTTACAAGAATCTTCCTCCTGGTTCATCCAGTCTCACTCACCTGTGTCTTTCATGGTGCTTACTATCTGACATTCCTGTTTCCAGTCCTGTGAAATAACAGGCTCTGTGAGTTGCAGAAACTGGACCAGGGGGCAGCGCTGTTCACAGCCGGGCAGCTGCAGTGCATAAGGCTCCTTCTCGCTCTCATTCCGAAAGAACATCTCCACTGAAAAGTTACTGGGAGCAAAACAGGTAGGATAGAAATGGGTATTAATGATTTGTCAGCTGTTTTATATCACATTTTCTATGGGACTCAAGCACTGAAGCATACAACTCCTGTCCAGCCTTTTAACTTCCTCCTTTGTAATCCAAAGGTTGGATTGTGCCTCTCTGTTTGGAAACAAGAGGAAAGAACACTGTCCTTATTGCAACTTAGCTATTTCTCTGGTATGTTTTCATCTGTATCAGATCACAGGCTATCATGTGAAGGCAATAACAGAAGTGGAAATAGTTTATCATTAAGTATCATGTCCACAAGTGTATCAAAGTAATTGCATACTTCTGGCTATTATCTCATATATCAAAGCTAATTTTCTTGGTAGAAAATAACTTCTCAACAGATTGGAAAAGGTAACTATGGATTGCTCTCaagattgtaattttttttttaaacttatttttcttttctgaacatgTTCAGCACTCAACAACTGCCTCTGAGTACTTACATCCCTTTGATATACCAAGCAAAGCCCTCACCCATCATCATCTTGGTACAGTTCAAATATGTGACATGAAGCATATGGTGCTTGTCTTCCGTTGTAAACATTCAGAGCAGTCTGCAGTGCTGCGAGAGTGGTGTCATgctaaggaaagaagaaatgtgtGAATCTCCCCTTACTGTGCATGGAAGAAGatctaaaatacattttcaaagtgAAGAAAGTTCCTGAACTACAgtagaacaaaaacaaatgggATTACAGAACCATGGGTTAATAGTTGGCATTTGTTCTTACAATGAAGGGTATTTGGTAGTGTATTACAGAAGGGAAGACACTGACAGCTATGGGAATCTGTTCCTTGCATCTGCAACAACAAGGAAGGGTAAGATCAGGAAAGTAGGCAGCTGACGCAACATGCCAAACTTACTGCTGAGTACATAAGCATTTTAAAGTGGTGGGATGCTGAGACTTTTGTCGCTAAGGTAAGATTCTTCCTTATTTGAGAGAGAAGAActcctgcagaaagaaagaaaaaatactagATCCTAATCTCTTACAGACACTCCCCCAGCATTACTTGAATAAACATTTATTCTTTACTTACCGCCCTGCAGACGAGCTTTCTCCACTCGTCTATGGATcccaaaaatgaaattaaaactgaaatcttttaacTGCTTCAGTTGTGTCATCACCATAGGAGTTACCCATGCTGGAAGATGCATTTTGTGCATTTTCTAGAAAGATACCACAAGAAAAAGGTGTTTACCCTTTGGAGAATGAATGTGAATATTCCTAAAATCTCAGAGCTGTAACGTTTTGTCTACAGCCTGTTTGCAGCTTAATACAATTTTAGAGTGgtggggagaaagggaagaataATGTACAAAACCAACAGCATTTGGTAATTAATAAGTGGTACACCCATTTttcatcaaaatatttataatagcCCTAacactagggacgcggtggcgctgcgggttaaaccgctgagctgtcgatcggaaggtcggttcgaaaccgcgcggcggggtgagctcccgttgttaatcccagctcctgctcacctagcagtttgaaaacatgcaaatgtgagtagatcaataggtactgcttcggcgggaaggtaacggcgttccgtgacgtcatgctggccacatgacccggaagtgtctgtgacaatgccagctccaaggcttagaaacggagatgagcaccgccccctagagtcggacacgactggactttacgtcgagggaaacctttacctttacctttacctaacactTAATTCAGTGTTGAAGTGTTTTTTACACAGGGTTATAGACTTTCaagtttgaaatgtttctttcacATTGACTATGAAAATTTTAAATTGATAGCCTACCTGCTACTCTTTCAGCAGGAAAACTATTTTGGTAAACATTTTAAGACATTAATAGGGCTGAACAGTGTTTTTGATAGGCTTAACATCAGCTGTGAGTAGAAACCCACTCTAATGCTTTCAGTACACCACTTTTCAGTGTAGTTTTCCTTATGCTGCATTCAAAGCCATTTGGGAAGGCTCCATTTTAAGAACATAATTCAGATACCTTGCAGAAGTCTATGAAAATACTTTAAACATTTGGCTAATTTGTTAATAGTAATAGTATGATGCTTCTGTGATACACATATTGGTTTCAGCTAGCAAAGTAGGTttgataacaaaagaaaaaaaagttctttccTAGACTCAGTAGATAGagggaaatttatttatcaatagTTAGAAGAACACATCTAGGCAAGCCTATTCTAGAACTACACCCCACCCATTACTTAAGCTTGTTCTCTTGTGTCCATTCACCAAGTTACATTTTTTCTACCCTGAATATTCATTTCAGTACTTGTGAAGTAGCATCAGAGTCCTTTGTTGTTCCCCAACAGAACACAAAGTAACAGATACTGCCATTCTGTACAGTACTCATAAAAGAACAGGCCTCTGATCGAGTTGAATACTCTTCATGATCACACCCTTGATCCACTGACCTGGGTACAGAGGTGATTTAGGGCCTTCCAAATCAGCCATTCTTCCTCTTTCAAGCAAAGAGTTTCTCCTTGGCATTAATGCCCATATCATCCTCTGTGAGGTTCCTCGGTCATGTCTGCTATCGTTATTCTCTAACAGAAGTCAAACTGGTATTAATGTTCTTATTACCATAAGGAAACTTCTGCATGATCTCAATCATCTCTGTCTGCAAATTTTGCTAGACTGAGGATGTCTGTCATCCACCACTGCTTGAAATAATATGTCAGATTATACTTTTTCTATAGCAGCATAAGTGTTGGGTCACATATGCTAGGGACAAGTCACTGAAATAACATGTCTGTGATTTGGCCTCCCTCAAATTATTGTGTGAACATGAGCAGCAGCGTGATGCTGGGAATACGGAATTGGGTTTAAGATTAAAATGTGATGTGATGCAGTATTACTGCTGACAAATGTCAAATGCAGACTGTAACCTTGTTTCTATTGGTCAGTGTTAAAGGAACCTATCAATTTAGGCTCATGTATCAGATTCAACCCAGGTTTCCATCAGTTTACCACTCTAATTTGTGGAGTAATATCTCCATTTACCATTATCACTGTTAAGATCACCAACTAGAATTTCCACATTACCAGCTCCACAAAATCAAAAGTCATATATGGTGGTTTGTAAAGCAATGTGACTAAGATTTCTCCTAATCTGATGTAATCTGATATATGTCTGAATTTTTTTGTTACACAGATCAGGGTGTGTGTGGAGTTATGATACATCTTTCTACATTACTTACACTAATATCAGATGTATCTGTCAGTAAGAATATGGAGAACAGGGTTTGTCTATATCACAGTGGTAAAGCCTATATGAATGGAAATAATTCACTTTTatggaagaagaatgaaaaacatgTTTTACAGGAATACAGTTTGAATAGGGAAGCCTTTTCCATTCTGGACCTCAGTCATCACAGCCTTGTCATTGCAGAAAGGGAAGGGTGGTATTGTGTGTCTTCTCTTGTACCAATGTCAGAGGGTCTCTTAAGACAAGAGTAGATTGTTTGAAGGGGGAATCGATAAAAAAcacccatacatacatacccttCAGAGAGAAAGAGCATCCATTTTTAGGAACCAAGTTACATATCAAAAACCTTTCTTTTTATATGGCTATCGTATGCATGGTAGGTATACAATAGTAAGACTTCTGAGTAATAACAGAAGTATTTCTGCCCAACACAACTGCGTCATGAAAATTGTCCATCAATCTGTAATATCTATTTTAAGTAGCTCTTGAGTAAGAGCATAGGTAGCTTTGAACACTACtaagacaattttaaaaagcattgaaaTCAAATGACTAATTTATACCAGAAATCTTACCTCACAGAAGAGTGCATCATACACACTCCAGACAGATTCAAGGGAAACATCCTGAATTCCTGTCATGTTTGCCACCATCTTCAAGAATTGCTGAAGaagtaaaaaacaaattaatctcttctttctttctatgaCCCCcaacaattatataaataaaaatttaaaatgtatacaatgtataaacatatataaaaagcAATATACCATATTCTGGATGGTCTTATTTACATACTCTGGCGTCTGCCTGGTTTCATTTTGCAGCTGTTCATAACGGGGACAGGGCGATAATGGAAACCTCAGGAGCTGGAAAGAGGCAACATTGATATTAGATTAAAAAAGTTAATTGGAGCACAAATCCCTCTTTACGATCACTAAGTTCATGGCAATCTGTTTCATTATGAGCTACCTATCCTAAGCAATTTCTTTTAGTTAAGAAATCTCTGGAAactaaaaatcagaaagagtccGGTAGCCCCTTTTAAGACTAGCAGCTTTTACATTaaggcacaagcttttgtgaactacagttcacttcatcagatgccacTGTACCTCCCAGCTCTCCTACAATGTCTGGAAATTAAAAGTGAAAAAGCAGAAGGGTGGAGCTCaaggtagaagaaaaaaagtACTGAAGAGTTTTTTTGATAGAAGCAGATCCAATCTTTCAGCACTGACCTGTTAAAATAACTCACCTGCTCCATGTGGTCAGGTACAGTGTGTACAGGGATAGGCTGCCAAGAAATATTGGGGTTAAACACCTGCTGCCCTTTTGGAGGATACAATCCTGCCAGATTTGCCTCGGCACTCATCAAGGTCCGATCAAAATCTGTACTGCGAACGAAGATCTGCCAGA contains:
- the ACP2 gene encoding lysosomal acid phosphatase isoform X1 — encoded protein: MEDGKSRCNWKGIPFTFILVFTLALATSLAQNRSLRFVILLYRHGDRSPVKAYPRDPYQESAWPQGFGQLSQAGMQQQWELGQALRRRYNGFLNASYNRQEIFVRSTDFDRTLMSAEANLAGLYPPKGQQVFNPNISWQPIPVHTVPDHMEQLLRFPLSPCPRYEQLQNETRQTPEYVNKTIQNMQFLKMVANMTGIQDVSLESVWSVYDALFCEKMHKMHLPAWVTPMVMTQLKQLKDFSFNFIFGIHRRVEKARLQGGVLLSQIRKNLTLATKVSASHHFKMLMYSAHDTTLAALQTALNVYNGRQAPYASCHIFELYQDDDGNFSVEMFFRNESEKEPYALQLPGCEQRCPLVQFLQLTEPVISQDWKQECQIVSTMKDTELIVTLAVCGSLLFLLTILLLTVLFRVKSRPLGYRHISSGEEQP
- the ACP2 gene encoding lysosomal acid phosphatase isoform X2, translating into MQQQWELGQALRRRYNGFLNASYNRQEIFVRSTDFDRTLMSAEANLAGLYPPKGQQVFNPNISWQPIPVHTVPDHMEQLLRFPLSPCPRYEQLQNETRQTPEYVNKTIQNMQFLKMVANMTGIQDVSLESVWSVYDALFCEKMHKMHLPAWVTPMVMTQLKQLKDFSFNFIFGIHRRVEKARLQGGVLLSQIRKNLTLATKVSASHHFKMLMYSAHDTTLAALQTALNVYNGRQAPYASCHIFELYQDDDGNFSVEMFFRNESEKEPYALQLPGCEQRCPLVQFLQLTEPVISQDWKQECQIVSTMKDTELIVTLAVCGSLLFLLTILLLTVLFRVKSRPLGYRHISSGEEQP